A stretch of DNA from Dioscorea cayenensis subsp. rotundata cultivar TDr96_F1 chromosome 4, TDr96_F1_v2_PseudoChromosome.rev07_lg8_w22 25.fasta, whole genome shotgun sequence:
GTGGTACCTGCTTGTGATTTTGTATAGCTAGAAACTTTTGTACAAGTAATTATGCAGTAGAAACTTcctttattgtgcttacatagTTTATATATCATTTCAGTATCATACACAAGGCCATCAGTGTATTGGATGTCCTGATGGAAGTGTTGGATGCAATGAATCCACAACATCCAGAGGTCAGGACTCGAGTTttactttgaaatttttgattaaatgaGGCATATGTATGCAAAGTTATTAGCTCAAGTTGTTTGAAAatggctttttttctttttatatgttatagAAAGGTTAAATATTGTACTGCACTTTATGttcatcaaagaaaataaagaaaaacatatccTATAAACTAGGACATTAACCATAGGAAGATATAAACAGCAAAGTTCAATATTACGTTAATCATATATAGTATTTGTTACTGTATCTTTACATAGGAACCTATATTCATCAGGTACACGTGTTTTATGAGAAAGAGGTAGCTTTCTActagaaaaaaaacattactaCTGCCTATGAAGTAAGAAAATGATATTCCGATTAAAAGTGATACATTTCCCATGTAATATTATACTGGTACTTCTTTTCCAaagtgcttgttttattttgtgaaagaGTAGAATGTTGCAATGGATTAAGCAACTTAGACTGCCTGAAGATGACCTTAGTGGTTTGCTTTCTAATCAAATTAGACTGCTACTAGGCTGAATTCAAGCATGAAACTTCTAAAATCTGGCTTTTCCCTTTAATTTGGCTCGACCTAAGCGGACTTAACTGAAACAATTGAAGGTTGGTTTGACCAACAATATTAGATTGAATCACTCATTGCTGTTTTGAATGCTAAGTTTGAAGCTGATAATTCGTCTTAGTCAGACTGAGTTAGACCAGACCCATGTGGCACTGTAGGCTAAAGGCCAGGCACATTAAGTGGCTACATTCTATGTTCTTTTCTGTCCACCCTATTGAAGTATTTCATTTGTAAATCTTGTGTTCAGACACAAGCAAGTTTTTGAGAATGAGAATTCATAGCTTTTCTCCGACATATTTCAGCAACCTACACCTAACATTAATGCAACCATctattctttttcaaaaatttagatGTGCTTGTGCAGGGAGCAACAGATGAGTTTGTGTTGGATCTTGTGGAGCAGTGCTCATTCCAAAAGCAACGAGTAATGCATCTTATTATGACCTCCCGGTAAGATGTACTAATTTATTTGCTCTTAGAAAACTTTTCCTCTTTTAGCTAATTGTGccatccctttttttttaatgttcccTTCAATAATTTGATAGAGTTTACCGTTACTGAGTAAAATAATCTCTTTCTTTTCCCTCTGTACTGAGTGAAATAGTCTTTTTTCTGAATAACTTGTTGGATTCATGATCTTAATTGTGGTTCCATCCTCAATTTTTGTGAAATTCTgcaaattcaagagaaaaataacacctttaatgtttaataaggttttattttctttttgtatcaTGTTGTGTGTGGCTCCATTGCAGAGCTGACTGAGCATGGAAGAAAATAATCTCTCTGATATTTTAATGATCAGTTTATTTGCTCCTGAAATTCAATGACACTGAATTTGGATTTTCAGGGACGAGAAAATAGTTACTCAAGCAATTGATCTGAACGATCGGCTACACAAGGCTCTTGCCAAACATGACGCACTTCTCTCTGTTCGAGCTACTTCCACTGTGCCCGTAACAACAGCTCGTGAAGATTCTGAAGAGGAGGATGAAGAACGGCTTTTTCGAAGGttgtctcttttctctttttatagtTTCTCTGCCTGTTGAACTTCTAAGCTAAGTTGTGCAACAAACTATACGCATggataaaaattattgacatCTTATTCAATAACTATTAGCTCTGATTCAACTACAATATTCTGTTGATAGGATAAGGAAAGGAAAAGCTTGTGCAGAAGATTACTCAGGGAACTCATCACGGTCTTTCATGTCAATTCCCGAGGAGAAGATGAAGCGGCCATTGTGTATACAACCTGTGGATTCTGATAGCAAGCCACCGGTGCCAACCTCCATCATCCCACCTCCGCCTGCCAAGCATATGGAGAGGGAAAGATTCTTCAAGGAGAAGCAAACCGACGGCTCAACTTTGTCCGGCCACATGAGGGGCTTATCCCTGCACAGCCGCAACGGTAGCAGCTCCCGTGGCGGCAGCAGTGATTTCAGTGAGCGAGATGCCTTTGGTTTTCGGGACTAATTTCATCGACCATTCATTTGGTGTCCAGTGTGCGACAGGGCTGTGTGCTTCCTTCCTTGTGCTGCTACTGATGCATTTATGGTGTCTAACTCCGCACAGGCGTTATCAAAACCTATGAACTGATTCAGTAGAAAGAAAGGTGTGTGAATGTGTGATTGTTGGTGAGGCTGCCTTTTTCAGTGCAGGCTGACACAATGGTCACTGGTTGAGAGTTATAGCTTTATATGATGAGACTTAAGCTGTGTTTATAGAATCAGTACTGTAGATTTTCTTGTTTGCAGGTCTTGTATTCTTCATTGTTAGTTTTCTTGATTGGGTGGTTATCTTGTTAAAATAGCAATTGGTCTTTTCTTTCTCATGTACATGGATTGAtcttttttaaacttttattataattagttgaaCAGTGCCCTGTTGATTTGCAGAGGaaataaaaatgtttgatttttaCTGTCTTTCCTTGTGCAACTATACCCCTGTAAAACCTCATAATTGCATCTATTTGTATATCGTTCAAAAAAGTAATAGACAGAAAAGAATTGTATATCTTATTATCTGTAGGATCTCCATGAATTGATAAAGATGTACAATTCACAGTAAGAAGCACAATAGCAAGCTCAAGCTTTCAAAGCTTCAATTGTATTGGAGTTGAACCCTCCACCCTCTTTTGAATAGCATTGGCCTGGAATTAACATGTCTCTAAGCATGTGAGtcagaaaaaaaacacatgatatACATGATGATTGTGAGAATTGTTTCTGATCTAATTTTGCATTAGCTGATAATTCCTTTTAAGCTCCATGGAACACCCTTTTCATGTTGTGAGAGTATCAGGCAGAGTGGAGTGTGCACCAAGAACTTTTCCACCCACATCTGGAAAGCATTCATGCCCAGGTAAAGAGCTAATACTACCATCACTCCGAACTTGGATCGGGTACTTCATCAGGTGCCCGTGCATTTCTTTGTACTCCGACGACACAAAAGATTGCCAATTAGTTTCTGCTAATTGGTTTACTCGTTTGACACATTCCAGACTTCCCGGTTCGCAGAAACAGTCCTCTAATTTGCCCAAGTGCTCAGCCCAGAGTGACATTCTATATCCATAGACCTGCCATCAGAAATTCCTGCTCACTCCTTGGTTCTTTAAACCATAAATAATTCGATGAGCAAACTAATGGAAAATACTTACAAAAAAATGTTGGTAAGAAAATTTTCGATAGATGCATTGGATAATATAACAATATGCTTGGGAATGAAGAATTAAGAATTCTAATTTGTTTCAATTCCTGTGATTGGATTCATTACTAGTCTAGAGATATGCAGGCCTGCTGCAATTCATTCTTCCcttattcatgttttttgaAAGTTGAAGGACAGAGAAAGGATTTTCAAACCTGTCCATGTGGATGGCTGTTTTTTCCTGCCCACATGTGCTTTGGTTGATATGCTCCCATTGCTATCTCGGTATCTCTTGAACCATCCATTGATCTTTGATTGATATTGGCAGATCCAATGATCACATATTCATCGTCAACTATCATCCCTTTAGCATGCACATATATCATGAATCTGCGATACTTCTGTGCCATGCGCTGCAGGATATTTACattaattacataaaattcccttcatttttgtttaatgaTTCATGATCTAAGAACATGGATTACCAACAACAAATCTGAAGAACTAGTAGTTTTAGAAGTCCACTTTATGCTTAAATCTTAAGTACAAGATAAAGATCAGTGTTCTGCATACGGCAATTAGAacgaaaaaatttataaactggATAATAACAACATGAGGATTTTATTTTAAGGAAGCAACTTCAAGTTGGAAAAATTGTTGCTGACAGCCTTTAAGCTGCCCAAGAATtgttcattgtttaatttcaaaTGGCCTTGAAGAAAAGGAGTAGATGATAAAAGAACTTACCAGCCCACTGCTATCTGCATTGTGACCTGCAGATGACTTTTTAATTGGCGACGGCAAAGGCTCACGCTTTCCAagacaataaaaattcaaataatcttGAGGGTGGTATTTTTCAGATTGGCCAGATTTTTCAAGTGCCTGAGCAATAATTCTGTACATCATAGCCATTGTTTGAGCCTGTGACAATCAAGAATGAGATGAAGTACTTAGGTATGCTGCCGAGCATGATGTGAAATTAAATCTTTAGACACCTTGATTgctattgttatttaaattagaCTGCACCAAAACTGTTTAGtgagaaacaataaaattaggATTAAATGGGAAATGAGatgaagagaaaagagaaagagtggCAGACCTGCCAAAATAGAATTTCCTGCACGGCTGCACCAGTTGGAATGCCTTCAGGCCATAACGGCACGACAATATACACTGAAAAGTGTTCTTTTGCTTTAATCTTGCTCACAATCTTCAAGGCCAACTCCATGGGTATCAAATTATCTGCACCTGCTTTCAGAAAACACAGAAAGCTTTAAACTAGGACTTCTTTATGTTCCAAACTCTCCATTGTCCACTTCTAGAAACAGATATGGGGAAAATATGTTTTTGTCAATTTGATTCTCCTATGGAAGCTTCATATATGTAATTAGAGAATTTTAGAAATACTGGAATCTGATACTTTGATTGAGTTTTCAATGTTGAACATGCGTCACCTTCATATATGCGAAAATCTGTTCCTTAAGTATACCTCTGAAAGTTAACCaggtaaaaatatttgaaaaattttcaagccACAGCAATACGcttgacaaaaaataaaatggatgcCAATGAAATTTAAAGGTAACAATGTTTTTAGCCTTTTGGCTACAGTTAGATAATAAAGATAACAACGTTTCAATCATGAACCATTAAAAAAGCATGCAAATTGCCCATGTAATACTGCATAAAAATTGgcaaactaataataaaaagatatatcaaGGAACAGGTCTAATGTTTTCGAAAAGTCAATGAAGTATGCACCTGCATTTTTGTATGATGGCCAATAATATGATGATCCAAGAAAATACTGGTTCTCGATGTATATAAAATGTTGTGCAGATCTTATGGCCTTCACATAAGCACTGTGTATGCTCTTGTCTATTTTCAAATTCTTTGCACAGACAAGATTCtgcaaaataaaatgatatattgaCAATATTAAGACAATATTAAGGGTTCAAAacctaaaattaaacaatgttGCCACCAGTACCAAAAATGAATTATATAACTGATTAAGTAAAATGAAGTAAATAACAAACTTTCAATTATTTATAGAAATCTTTCCATAAAAAATTTGTGGTTCTCCATCCTACTAACCTTGGACTCAGCTTCCTGAACTACTTTTGGGAAACCTCTTACAGATCCCGAGTCGATTGAGCGAAAAATCTGTCAAAAAAAGAGATTGCTTTTCAAGATTGAAATATGCATTGTCACAAACAATGAGTAGAAGTCCATGGTTTGCCCAACCTGTACATGCCAATTTTCAGGATCATCTTCACTGTTAACATATGCATCACAATCATCTTTATATGGTGTCTTAATCCAGGAAATACGATCAAGTTTTATCAAACAATCATCATTCCAGTGTCTGACTTTCCTGAACTTGAAATCTCTCCATTTAATAGCTTTCCTCCATCGTTGTTCAAAATTTGTCAGTATGTCATATGCAGCAGGGCCATCAATTCTGCAATGTAAATCATGCCAGGGTTGCCTTGGGCCTCGGCTGTTGATCTGTAAATATAAACCAAATAGCTTGAATAGTTAAAATCAGTACCATATTTACTTTagtaaaattttgttaattgagAAAACTATCAAGTCTACGTTAACAAAGAATATTAAATCTTGACATAACTAAATGCTATTCATCATTATTATCCTCATCGTTCAAGACATTCACCAACAAAATGAATATCGGAAAAGTGTAAGCTCAGGATATCATgcaggagaaaaagaaagataaattaTACTATTACCTTCAGCTATACAAGAAGGAAAATACATAGTTCAGTTTAGCATGTTTATTCAGAAATGGATCATGGAGTCATTGTCATatgaaaaaagtaaaataaagaggatgattaaatttaaaatgtacTCACTGGAAATGTAGGATTGTGAAAATCATTGGCAAAAACACTATCAAGATCACCAAAGAGCCTGTGTTCAGGTGTGTCATATCTTCCATCGCATAGATCCAGTCCACCAATAAAAGCAGTAATTTTCCGATTGTTTCCTGGAGCTTGGGTGTCGACAAGTACACACTTTTGGTGGTGGGTAAATAAAGTTCCTACAACCTGAGCATATTTCAATGGTAAGAACACATAGATATTTGAGAACTACAGAGCAATTTATATCTTCTTCAGATTATCTCTCACTTTGAGCATATTCAGATACTGATattgattgttttcttatttaacCCCCATTTAATTCAACTGTTTCTATTAATTACTGTGATTTTCATGAGCACAGGACTGCCAATTAAAAACATGTTAGTCCTTTGCAGTTTCATTTGACACAATTGAGCCTAAAGGAAACTTTGACCTGATAACTCCTGGATAATACTCTAATTTTCCTTAAAACCTAAAATCGgtataggtttttttaaaaagttgagCAAAagctttgaattattttatgaaCCGTTAGAATTGAACATGTTTTTGACTGAAGCTTCTTTCCAGCATTAataatatcatgtaaatatAAAGTAATAAAGGCGATgagaaaatatatttgtcacCTGTTGCTTAAAGATGCTTAGTTTATTGCTTGCATAGCGAGGAGCTAGCACACATTGGACACTGGAACGCCTGAAAAATTTTCGGGCTTCTTCATCATGAGTATGCATCACCCCATCCTGCATTCAGCCTACATACATTCAATTGTAGAACTTCTCATTTGAATAAGTTTGAAATAATTAGGTAGAAAGCATGCATATCTACAAGCagacaaccaaaaataaaatccatcaTATCAAACACAAGCTCATGCAGAAGCACGCACACACATGCATTTTACATTAATCCATATACATCAAGAAAGAAGCTGATTAATAAAGAGCCAATGTTATAGTtgagttgtttgtttgttattcTTAAATTTATCAAAGTGAACTCAAAAAAATAGACGAATAAGAAGGAAGAAAATTTAATGAGCAATACCGTTTTCAAAAAGAATTTGTCATGTGAGGTCTTATCATCCCAAATCAACATGAGCACACGAACTCCTTCCTGAGATTTGTACTTCAACAAGTCTCCAAGAGATAACTCCCCTCCAGCAGGCAATGGTTTTGTGGGTTCCCTTACAAGCTTCACTGGGTGATAAATGGACCAACCAACTATATAGATCAAGTGATGAGCTTCCAAGATTGCATGACAAATATCTTCCCAACATTTCTGCTGCTCAAAAATCTTTCCCTCGTCAAGTGGAATTTTAGGGAGCAAATTATCTGGAACATGAGCATCTTGATATAGGGTGACGCTCCCTCCTTTATGAAGTGGGAAGTAGGCATTAGGCACGCCAACATAATCAGGAGCACCACCAAATCCATCTTTATATAAAAGGTTGTTCTCTATAGGCTTAAACTGCACAGATATATGCAGTTCAGGATTTGTTTTTATAGGATTTCCATCATTACCAACTATAGGAAACCAACCATTAATTGTGGCTCCGGGCAAGATTTGCTCCACAGGTATTACTAATGTCCCAATAAGCTGTGCTCCAAAAACATCATTGTCCTTGACTTGAAACTCAATCTGCGAAAAAGGGTGGGCAACAGGCACACAGAAGTGTTCTTTCCAGATTGGGTCCTCACAGTTTGGAATTACTCGTGTTTGGGCTATGGTAGCACCAGCCAGACAAACAGAAACATAAGGATCACTAGTTATAATTTTGCGCCGATTTCTATGCTTATCACTTCTGCTTTTACCAAAAGGTGATCCACAAGATCCATACATAGTGAAACATCTTCTCATCCTTTCTGACATTAAATCCATATTTGGAAGAGATCTAGCTTCCAAGATCCATAAATCCAGGTCACCATGCAAGATCTCAATGTTTTTAAGGTTGTCGGACCTTCTCCCCTCGCACTCTGACTGACTTGAGGAGCCAACCATGGTGAGCAGTCCAAGACTGTACCACTACTTTCTGCAAAAGAGAACATTATcagaaaaacaacacaaattgATGGGAATCTTATGTAGATATAAAGctaaaatcctatgttttgcaCCCAGACAGATATCTGCTACCTTTAGGTCATCAAGCCCACTATTCAgtatttaaatttctaaaaaaaattcagcaaTGCCATCGTCAAGTAGAAGTATAAAAGAAGTTGAAGATGCTATCGCTTAGTTTTGATTGGCTCAGAGACTGAAATGGAATATGCATAAATGTGTATCTGTAGAAAAGATTAGTCAAAAGCAGATATTCACCAGCAAAGTTAATATAAGGTGTGGAACCTTGCAAGAACTAGCCAGTTGATGAAAATGGCTGACTTATATGACAAAAGTAAAAATCTGAGTTCTAAATCTGTTGCCATAAAGTCCTGTGGAAGTATACAAAATGTGCTTCGCAGTTTTATATGAACCAGTAGCAATGGAGAATACTATGTATTAAGCTCTATGAACTTTAGGGCGAAATAtacattaaatcaaataaaattaaccaTATTCTTGGGAAGATAAAACACATAATAACAGAAAACTCAGCAACTCTGTTTGTTCAAGCATTTTAAAAAATGCTGATAATGCCATGCATTTTTAGTGGCAGGATCAAACCAATGCCTCCAAGCAGTTGTTGAAAATAGGATTTGATCAAATGCAATTAATAACTGAATAATTAAAATGCTCCAAGTTCtcaaaaaaaactcacaaagaACAAGCACAAGATTCATTCACCCACAAAGCAAGTTTATCTGGAATAAGAAAATTTATCTATGCCAGCAACCTCCATCTTCTCACAGCCAGAAAATTCAAGGCCTGCAAGTTGAAATTTCATAGTCAATCTCAATAGCACAgaacaaaaaatacaatttggaGTCTAAGATACTTTTGCATATAAACTTTAATAAGgaaaggaagaaaaggaaggaAATAGAATGAATCTGCATATCCAAATCGAATTCCCACAATGAAACTGTTAGATATagatatgtatgtatatgttgtGTACATGAGTATATACCTATGTTATATACTTGTATTGTATTGTTTGCCCCTATAAGTAAGACCTAAAGGGTCATGCATGCCTTGGGCTGGCATAcacttctttctatctttttctatCAGAAACATCATCCTAGTTTTATGCCAAAAGCTGAAGTTCATTGAAGATCAGGAAagcaataaaaagaaacattatgATGTTAGTATTTTAAGCAGTAGGAATTTGTGCATTGATCTTCACCACCTAATGAGTAGAGACCATCTGATAGGGAAGAAACTAACTTATGTATGTTCTTATCTGTATGTACGCAGAAAAGACCATAAATTATTCCCCAACTTAGAAAGTATTTTTGGCAAAATGGAAAGGAGATAATAAATGCAAGATCAGCTAGTGCACATACTGAAATTAATGCATCATCCATGAAAGTTTGGTTTTTTGATCACATACATTTCTGTGcaataattatatagatatgatGAAATAGAGTTATAACTTATACGTGCACACAACAGTATGTTCTGACATATCAATCAAACATGTCAGTATCTAGCAGACTCAGTCCAACAAAAAGAGAGTTTTAATCATCATATTGTGAGAACAACATATATGTATGACCAAGCTATTATTGCTCTTTATGTAGCCAATATGGAGCTaagattcaaataaaaattcttgaTATAAACCGAATTCAATACTATTATTCAAGATGTGAAAGGGTAAACATTTCAAAGATATGCATGATAAGAAAGACCAAATCACAACTCAGCAGTAACAATCAAATAGTTTCCATGATGAATCACCAAGATTTTCATAAGAAAAATGACATTTAAAGGGAAAACAAGAATATCTCAAGGTCAATAATACCAGGTGATAGGAGTGACCATTTCTCTATTCCCTTATACCAATCCGGAAAGTTTTCGAAATTGATCAAAGGCGCAAATGAGAATAAATCAGGGTGTAAAAATTCAcgttataaaaacaataaatcaatCATCTGTCATTCAAGAAACCATCAATTTCCATTCTCAAAAACAAATGCAATCCCAGAAACCATCTTAAACAGAAATTTGGAAAATGCGATGCCCTAAACTTcgaactcaaaagaaaaaaagaagaagaaaaaaacagaaCCTCATTGAGATACAAAACATCAGCCAAATGTAAGAATTCCTTGCCACAATGCAGCACAAAAGAACAATATCTAACCAAGAAAAGAAAGCCACATcgagagaaaacaaaaacaaatcatcaaaACCCCCAAATTTATTTACAGGGAACAAAATCCACACAACAATTTACCATCTGGCATCAAATTCACAGAGAAAACACCATTCACCACCGCAAAAACtcatcaaacaagaaaaaaatcaaataaaaaaatcacatttccaagttcaaaccaaacaacaaaatcaaatgcAAAGAAGTTCAGGTACCTCATCAATGGAGGAGCTGGCCAGGAGGGGATGGAGAGGGAGGCAAGATggaaagagggagagagagcCCAAAAATTAGGGTTTGAGAGGTGGATTTCAAGAGGGTTTGAGGATCATTTTTTTGGTTGGTTTAAATCCTCATTTGACCGTTGCGCTGTTTCTCCATTTTGAAGTTTGGTGATCACGATCTCGCGGTTACTCCGCCGGGTCAATTGGCGGGAAATCTCGTCCATTTAGCGGGTCGGATCTTCACAAACCCGTACCCAAAATCCGATATGATGGGCAAAATCGGATTCGGATCATATTAACAACGGATTGTTGTAATATCCAAAAAAATCCGATTTGGCTGGCAAAATCGCATTCGGATCATATTAATAACGGGTTATAATATCCAAAATCCGATATAGTTGGCAAAATCGGATTCGGATCATGATAATAACGGGTTATAATAACCCAAATGAAATCCGATATGGTTTGGAAAAACGGATCTAATCGGAAGGTCAACGTAGACATGATCGTTGGGAAACccgaaaattatttttaaaaatatgtatttatatttgtttatttatttattttataggcAAGGGAAAGAGAAGgtggtaaatatttttttgtattgttaatAGATTCATTTTGGAAAATCCATGCGGATTATGGAGtgagttagaagtatttttttttttagaaactcATGTTAAAATGctaaaaattatgttattttgtattgtgggctcctttctttccacccggcctttaattagggtatgaccggttgaaaagcatggatcacaaatcaaaatttaatttttatattttcgaTGATCATGGGTTCATAACTCCTATTaagggcaagcccctaatattaattaccccgcATAACGCCATTGGAACCTCCGACAGTAAAAAACAAGTGTGCATGAGTAAGCAAATCGAATaaacatgataatatatatttaatttcaaagatgcatgcgaaTACACGATCATGTATAAGaatacaaaaagaagaaaagtctattctctaagagagcttaacaagagatttttagaaagagctatttctatcatgctcttcaaaaatttattttttagcctGGGCGCCTTAGCTCTATAATCGAAAGTGCTGTCAAGATCCTTTAGCTTTGTGGATGTAGCTCCCCTCAAttatgtgggtttgtgtctCGAAACATAGCTCACCCAAGTCAGCTGCCACTTTATATTACGAGTTGCTTACTTGATCACTATCTTCTTTTTCATCAAGACTTTGGCTCTTTATGCCTGTAAAATCTCCACCTCCTGACTTTGTGAAACTCCCTCAAGTCTTTGGCTTTGTGCCTTTAAAACTCGTGAGTTGCATTTGTCGCTTAGATGACGATTCAGTGTCttactcttcaatgctttttaAGCCTCGACCATTTGATTAAGTCGTGACCTTTTAATATGGTATAGGTcattaacttaataatttttGACTCGATTTTTAAAATGGACCTCTTACTCATTT
This window harbors:
- the LOC120258559 gene encoding TOM1-like protein 5, producing MGGSGVAELVNAATSENLKEMDWTKSIEICELVARDHGLAKDVIKSIKKRLGKKSPNTQLFAVMLLEMLMNNCGEHIHKQVIDNGLLPILVKIVKKKTDLPVRERIFLLLDATQTALGGASGKFPQYYTAYYDLVSARVQFPQRPNIAPQEQPTSNVHEKEIPTQDSLYQKSEADKKNANGQIIPDSSIIHKAISVLDVLMEVLDAMNPQHPEGATDEFVLDLVEQCSFQKQRVMHLIMTSRDEKIVTQAIDLNDRLHKALAKHDALLSVRATSTVPVTTAREDSEEEDEERLFRRIRKGKACAEDYSGNSSRSFMSIPEEKMKRPLCIQPVDSDSKPPVPTSIIPPPPAKHMERERFFKEKQTDGSTLSGHMRGLSLHSRNGSSSRGGSSDFSERDAFGFRD
- the LOC120258558 gene encoding phospholipase D delta-like; this translates as MVGSSSQSECEGRRSDNLKNIEILHGDLDLWILEARSLPNMDLMSERMRRCFTMYGSCGSPFGKSRSDKHRNRRKIITSDPYVSVCLAGATIAQTRVIPNCEDPIWKEHFCVPVAHPFSQIEFQVKDNDVFGAQLIGTLVIPVEQILPGATINGWFPIVGNDGNPIKTNPELHISVQFKPIENNLLYKDGFGGAPDYVGVPNAYFPLHKGGSVTLYQDAHVPDNLLPKIPLDEGKIFEQQKCWEDICHAILEAHHLIYIVGWSIYHPVKLVREPTKPLPAGGELSLGDLLKYKSQEGVRVLMLIWDDKTSHDKFFLKTDGVMHTHDEEARKFFRRSSVQCVLAPRYASNKLSIFKQQVVGTLFTHHQKCVLVDTQAPGNNRKITAFIGGLDLCDGRYDTPEHRLFGDLDSVFANDFHNPTFPINSRGPRQPWHDLHCRIDGPAAYDILTNFEQRWRKAIKWRDFKFRKVRHWNDDCLIKLDRISWIKTPYKDDCDAYVNSEDDPENWHVQIFRSIDSGSVRGFPKVVQEAESKNLVCAKNLKIDKSIHSAYVKAIRSAQHFIYIENQYFLGSSYYWPSYKNAGADNLIPMELALKIVSKIKAKEHFSVYIVVPLWPEGIPTGAAVQEILFWQAQTMAMMYRIIAQALEKSGQSEKYHPQDYLNFYCLGKREPLPSPIKKSSAGHNADSSGLRMAQKYRRFMIYVHAKGMIVDDEYVIIGSANINQRSMDGSRDTEIAMGAYQPKHMWAGKNSHPHGQVYGYRMSLWAEHLGKLEDCFCEPGSLECVKRVNQLAETNWQSFVSSEYKEMHGHLMKYPIQVRSDGSISSLPGHECFPDVGGKVLGAHSTLPDTLTT